In Carcharodon carcharias isolate sCarCar2 chromosome 22, sCarCar2.pri, whole genome shotgun sequence, the following are encoded in one genomic region:
- the LOC121293828 gene encoding phosphoinositide-interacting protein-like, with the protein MASSPDLMMKSSSTENVDLSMQLCSEAKDLLTSHTGSTYYSSSRSVSLWTSEPQTAWEIYHKPIFVMSVGGAFFFLGSIMTGLYFAQIIKKTCNVLGPAFLSIGMMFLVFGLVWLPILKEKRKQKSTSRYLRNQKPPSFFNL; encoded by the coding sequence ATGGCATCCTCTCCAGATCTAATGATGAAGTCAAGTTCAACCGAGAACGTGGATCTGAGCATGCAATTATGTTCTGAGGCCAAAGATCTGCTGACCAGCCATACAGGAAGTACCTACTACAGCAGTTCCAGAAGTGTATCCCTTTGGACCTCAGAGCCACAGACTGCTTGGGAAATTTACCACAAACCTATTTTTGTCATGTCAGTTGGAGGGGCTTTTTTCTTTTTGGGGTCCATAATGACTGGCTTATATTTTGCACAGATCATAAAGAAAACATGCAACGTACTGGGGCCTGCATTTCTGTCCATTGGGATGATGTTTCTTGTATTTGGATTAGTCTGGCTCCCCATCCTCAAAGAAAAACGTAAGCAAAAGTCCACGTCAAGGTATTTAAGGAACCAGAAACCACCATCTTTCTTTAACTTGTGA